The following proteins come from a genomic window of Iamia sp. SCSIO 61187:
- a CDS encoding acyltransferase, which translates to MPTTTLVPDPPVAPAAPVERARPAPPERDLTVDLLRALAIVAVAVGHWMVVVPSYDDGRFDGVNALATVPSLRPLTWLFQVMPLFFVVGGVANAASWSAARARGERYATWLRTRLVRLTRPVALLFGVGAGGAALSRAVGVPADVVEPIAWLVVVPVWFLAVYVLVVALAPALWRAHLRHGWWVVVALAGAAALVDAARVGGAGDGFASLNFVLVFGVCQQVGFAWYDGRLLRHRRRAGAALLGGGLASLGLLTHVGPFPVSLVGYPGQELANNAPPTTTLVALGLAQTGLALLARPLLQRALERRPVQAFALVLNRNAMSILLWHFTALVGAGVVLLPLGVVPDPAEGTTAWWVTRWATVAVLGLVLVPIVALVGRVERRPGTRPPASPASPWAPIVAVPLLAVAFALITLDGLSAAGPLGLPLVALGLFGVGTALAHGRPAPSGPGGGGASGQPSMASPAASSTHQTPPTP; encoded by the coding sequence GTGCCCACCACCACCCTCGTCCCCGACCCGCCCGTCGCGCCGGCCGCACCCGTCGAGCGCGCCCGTCCCGCGCCGCCCGAGCGGGACCTGACGGTCGACCTGCTGCGGGCCCTGGCCATCGTGGCCGTGGCCGTCGGCCACTGGATGGTCGTGGTGCCGAGCTACGACGACGGCCGCTTCGACGGTGTCAACGCCCTGGCGACGGTGCCGTCCCTGCGCCCGCTGACCTGGCTGTTCCAGGTCATGCCCCTCTTCTTCGTCGTCGGCGGCGTGGCCAACGCCGCCTCGTGGTCGGCGGCGAGGGCCCGCGGCGAGCGGTACGCCACCTGGCTGCGCACCCGCCTGGTCCGGCTCACCCGGCCGGTGGCGCTGCTGTTCGGCGTCGGCGCCGGCGGGGCGGCCCTCTCGCGGGCGGTCGGTGTGCCGGCCGACGTGGTCGAGCCCATCGCCTGGCTGGTGGTCGTGCCGGTGTGGTTCCTCGCCGTCTACGTGCTCGTGGTCGCCCTGGCGCCGGCGCTGTGGCGGGCCCACCTCCGCCACGGCTGGTGGGTGGTCGTGGCCCTGGCCGGGGCCGCCGCCCTGGTCGACGCCGCTCGGGTCGGGGGTGCCGGCGACGGGTTCGCCTCGCTCAACTTCGTGCTCGTCTTCGGCGTCTGCCAGCAGGTCGGGTTCGCCTGGTACGACGGCCGCCTGCTGCGCCACCGCCGCCGGGCGGGGGCGGCGCTGCTCGGCGGCGGGCTGGCCTCCCTGGGGCTGCTGACCCACGTCGGGCCGTTCCCGGTCAGCCTGGTCGGGTACCCGGGCCAGGAGCTGGCCAACAACGCCCCGCCGACGACGACCCTCGTCGCCCTCGGCCTGGCCCAGACCGGGCTGGCCCTCCTCGCCCGGCCCCTCCTCCAGCGCGCCCTCGAGCGTCGGCCGGTCCAGGCGTTCGCCCTCGTCCTCAACCGCAACGCCATGTCGATCCTGCTGTGGCACTTCACCGCTCTGGTCGGGGCCGGCGTCGTCCTCCTCCCGCTCGGCGTGGTGCCCGACCCGGCCGAGGGCACCACGGCGTGGTGGGTGACCCGGTGGGCGACGGTGGCGGTGCTGGGTCTGGTCCTGGTGCCGATCGTGGCCCTCGTCGGGCGGGTCGAGCGTCGGCCGGGGACGCGGCCGCCCGCGTCCCCGGCATCGCCGTGGGCCCCGATCGTCGCCGTGCCGCTGCTCGCCGTCGCCTTCGCCCTCATCACCCTGGACGGCCTCAGCGCCGCCGGGCCCCTCGGCCTCCCGCTCGTGGCCCTCGGCCTCTTCGGCGTCGGCACCGCCCTGGCCCACGGCCGCCCGGCCCCGTCGGGACCGGGCGGCGGCGGAGCGTCGGGTCAGCCCTCGATGGCTTCGCCCGCGGCGTCGAGCACCCACCAGACGCCGCCCACGCCCTGA
- a CDS encoding ATP-binding cassette domain-containing protein codes for MTAPPGSSAEVLIELRAAEKVFTQRVRRGRLRRARRQVRAVDGIDLTVRRGEMVGYLGPNGAGKSTTVKMLTGILVPTGGSVRVDGLDPNRHRIELARRVGVVFGQRSQLWPDLPLVDSFELLRHIYAVPEADYRVRRAELDELLDLADLLATPVRQLSLGQRMRGDLAAALLHGPELLYLDEPTIGLDVVAKDRVRRFLAHLNTDRGVTVLLTTHDLVDVERLCRRVVVIDHGRVVHDGDLAALVRASGATRTVVVTLAEPGPPLVVADTVVEEVDGVRQRLRLASAEVSAASVVAAAMAQADVVDVAVEEPAVDEVVAAVYRRGLADPV; via the coding sequence ATGACCGCGCCGCCGGGCTCGTCCGCCGAGGTGCTGATCGAGCTCCGGGCCGCGGAGAAGGTCTTCACCCAGCGGGTGCGCCGGGGTCGTCTGCGCCGGGCCCGACGCCAGGTGCGCGCCGTCGATGGCATCGACCTGACCGTCCGGCGGGGCGAGATGGTCGGGTACCTCGGGCCCAACGGCGCCGGGAAGTCGACCACGGTCAAGATGCTCACCGGCATCCTCGTGCCCACAGGTGGGTCGGTGCGGGTCGACGGCCTCGACCCCAACCGGCACCGCATCGAGCTGGCCCGCCGGGTAGGTGTGGTGTTCGGCCAGCGGTCGCAGCTCTGGCCCGACCTCCCGCTGGTCGACAGCTTCGAGCTCCTCCGCCACATCTACGCCGTGCCCGAGGCCGACTACCGAGTCCGCCGGGCCGAGCTCGACGAGCTGCTCGACCTGGCAGACCTCCTCGCCACGCCCGTCCGCCAGCTGTCGCTCGGGCAGCGGATGCGGGGCGACCTGGCCGCCGCCCTCCTCCACGGGCCCGAGCTGCTGTACCTCGACGAGCCCACGATCGGGCTCGACGTGGTGGCCAAGGACCGCGTGCGCCGGTTCCTCGCCCACCTCAACACCGACCGGGGGGTGACCGTCCTGCTGACCACCCACGACCTGGTCGACGTGGAGCGGCTGTGCCGCCGGGTCGTGGTGATCGACCACGGTCGCGTGGTCCACGACGGCGACCTGGCCGCCCTGGTCCGGGCCAGCGGGGCGACCCGCACGGTCGTCGTCACCCTGGCCGAGCCGGGTCCGCCTCTCGTCGTGGCCGACACCGTGGTCGAGGAGGTCGACGGGGTGCGCCAGCGCCTCCGGCTGGCGTCGGCGGAGGTCTCGGCCGCGTCGGTGGTCGCCGCGGCCATGGCCCAGGCCGACGTGGTGGACGTCGCCGTCGAGGAGCCGGCGGTGGACGAGGTGGTCGCCGCTGTCTACCGGCGCGGGCTGGCCGACCCGGTCTGA
- a CDS encoding ABC transporter permease — protein MAEAAVAPGPLRPWRVYARLLGAEVRSTLEYPASFAIGVTASMLLTALDLVAIVAVFSNVDELVGWTVGEVLLLHGLACTGFYLADLVVGQLDELPDLVRTGRLDVLLLRPRRAMPQIIAGDVDLRSLGKVAQGVAILVTGLVMADVAPSSPAVAARLVVGVTGAVGIYVAVWIATTSISFWLIDSREVSSAFTYGGREMSTYPLGVYGPWLRQLARFVVPLAFTAYYPALGLLGRDDPFGGLGALAWVGPAVGAVALVVALTIWRVGIRSYRSSGA, from the coding sequence GTGGCTGAGGCGGCCGTCGCCCCCGGCCCGCTGCGCCCGTGGCGGGTGTACGCCCGGCTGCTCGGCGCCGAGGTGCGCTCGACGCTCGAGTACCCGGCCTCGTTCGCCATCGGCGTGACGGCCAGCATGCTGCTCACCGCCCTCGACCTGGTGGCCATCGTGGCTGTGTTCTCCAACGTCGACGAGCTGGTCGGGTGGACGGTGGGGGAGGTGCTGCTCCTCCACGGCCTGGCCTGCACCGGCTTCTACCTCGCCGACCTGGTCGTGGGGCAGCTGGACGAGCTGCCCGACCTGGTCCGCACGGGGAGGCTCGACGTGCTGCTCCTGCGTCCCCGGCGGGCGATGCCGCAGATCATCGCCGGCGACGTCGACCTGCGGAGCCTGGGGAAGGTGGCCCAGGGCGTCGCCATCCTCGTCACCGGGCTGGTGATGGCCGACGTGGCCCCGTCGTCGCCGGCGGTCGCGGCCCGCCTGGTCGTCGGCGTGACCGGAGCGGTGGGGATCTACGTGGCCGTGTGGATCGCCACCACGTCGATCAGCTTCTGGCTGATCGACTCGCGGGAGGTGTCCTCGGCCTTCACCTACGGCGGCCGGGAGATGTCGACCTACCCGCTCGGGGTCTACGGGCCCTGGCTGCGCCAGCTGGCCCGCTTCGTCGTGCCCCTCGCCTTCACCGCCTACTACCCGGCCCTCGGGCTGCTCGGCCGCGACGACCCCTTCGGCGGCCTGGGCGCGCTGGCCTGGGTCGGTCCCGCGGTGGGCGCCGTCGCCCTCGTCGTGGCCCTGACCATCTGGCGGGTGGGCATCCGCTCGTACCGGAGCTCCGGCGCATGA
- a CDS encoding TetR/AcrR family transcriptional regulator: MPSAAPPAPSRTRAPAMSVEDRRSAIVATAVPLFLEGGLAVRTRQVAEAAGIAEGTLFRAFADKEDLVDAVIAAAIDPAPIDEALDAIDRDLPLEQRLAAAADVLRDRVTTYHKVMALAGAAPAGRLKPGEAPEHLPRLEALIEPDADRLRLSPREVAHLLRGLVVASVHPSFHPGAPRPSDAIVDLLLHGVARTEGR, from the coding sequence GTGCCCTCCGCCGCTCCCCCCGCCCCGAGCCGGACGCGAGCCCCGGCGATGTCGGTCGAGGACCGTCGCTCGGCCATCGTCGCCACGGCCGTCCCTCTGTTCCTCGAGGGCGGGCTCGCCGTGCGCACCCGCCAGGTCGCCGAGGCCGCCGGGATCGCCGAGGGCACCTTGTTCCGGGCCTTCGCCGACAAGGAGGACCTGGTCGACGCGGTCATCGCCGCCGCCATCGACCCGGCTCCGATCGACGAGGCGCTCGACGCCATCGACCGTGACCTCCCCCTCGAGCAGCGCCTCGCCGCCGCCGCCGACGTCCTGCGCGACCGGGTGACGACGTACCACAAGGTGATGGCGCTGGCCGGGGCGGCGCCGGCGGGTCGGCTCAAGCCCGGCGAGGCGCCCGAGCACCTGCCCCGGCTCGAGGCCCTGATCGAACCGGACGCCGACCGGCTCCGCCTCTCGCCCCGCGAAGTGGCGCACCTGCTGCGGGGCCTCGTCGTCGCCAGCGTCCACCCGTCCTTCCACCCGGGAGCGCCCCGCCCGTCGGACGCCATCGTCGACCTGCTGCTGCACGGCGTGGCCCGGACCGAGGGGCGCTGA
- a CDS encoding ABC transporter ATP-binding protein translates to MLSDLIRTHLRPYKRPLLLLLVLQIVQAGATLVLPTINADIIDKGVVPGDDGYVRRLGAVMLAVAIVQVVFNVAAIRVGARVATAFGRDVRHSIFHSVTRYSAREVGELGPPSLITRITNDVQQVQMLVVMSLTILAAAPITIVVGTFMAVREDGPLSLLLLVAVPALVLGVGTVVLRMIPQFQAIQEKIDRVNAVLREQIVGIRVVRAFGREPHEAERFSTANAELTMRSLNAGRLMAFMFPIVFTVLNTSSVAAVWFGAGRIDSGDMQIGALIAFLSYLIQILMAVMMGTFVAVMTPRAQVCAERIQEVLRKEPTVADAPGALTELPEHPTLELRDVGFHYPGAEAPVLGGVRLTVAPGTTTAIIGSTGSGKTTLLNLIPRLFDATEGAVLVGGTDIREVETEALWRRIGLVPQKPYLFSGTVGSNIRLGAPDATDGEVWAALETSQARGFVEAMGGLDARIEQGGSNVSGGQRQRLAIARAVVRRPAIYLFDDSFSALDLATDARLRAALAPAMAEAAMVVVAQRVSTIIGADQILVLEDGRPVGLGPHDELVRTCPTYAEIVASQATTEAAA, encoded by the coding sequence ATGCTGTCCGACCTCATCCGCACGCACCTCCGGCCCTACAAGCGGCCGCTGCTGCTCCTGCTCGTGCTCCAGATCGTCCAGGCCGGCGCCACCCTCGTCCTGCCGACGATCAACGCCGACATCATCGACAAGGGCGTGGTCCCCGGCGACGACGGCTACGTGCGCCGGCTGGGGGCGGTGATGCTGGCGGTGGCCATCGTCCAGGTCGTGTTCAACGTGGCCGCCATCCGGGTGGGCGCCCGGGTCGCCACCGCCTTCGGGCGCGACGTCCGCCACAGCATCTTCCACTCGGTCACCCGGTACTCGGCGCGCGAGGTCGGCGAGCTCGGTCCGCCGTCGCTGATCACCCGCATCACCAACGACGTGCAGCAGGTGCAGATGCTCGTCGTGATGTCGCTGACGATCCTGGCCGCCGCCCCGATCACCATCGTCGTCGGCACGTTCATGGCGGTGCGCGAGGACGGGCCCCTGTCGCTGCTCCTGCTCGTCGCCGTGCCCGCCCTGGTGCTCGGCGTGGGCACCGTGGTGCTGCGGATGATCCCGCAGTTCCAGGCCATCCAGGAGAAGATCGACCGGGTCAACGCCGTGCTGCGCGAGCAGATCGTCGGCATCCGCGTCGTGCGGGCCTTCGGGCGGGAGCCGCACGAGGCCGAGCGGTTCAGCACCGCCAACGCCGAGCTCACCATGCGCTCGCTCAACGCCGGGCGGCTCATGGCCTTCATGTTCCCGATCGTCTTCACCGTGCTGAACACCTCGAGCGTGGCCGCGGTGTGGTTCGGCGCCGGGCGCATCGACAGCGGCGACATGCAGATCGGCGCCCTCATCGCCTTCCTCAGCTACCTCATCCAGATCCTCATGGCCGTGATGATGGGGACCTTCGTGGCGGTGATGACGCCCCGGGCCCAGGTCTGCGCCGAGCGCATCCAGGAGGTCCTGCGCAAGGAGCCGACCGTGGCCGACGCCCCCGGCGCCCTCACCGAGCTCCCCGAGCACCCCACCCTCGAGCTGCGCGACGTCGGCTTCCACTACCCAGGAGCCGAGGCACCGGTGCTGGGCGGGGTACGCCTCACCGTCGCCCCCGGCACCACCACGGCGATCATCGGGAGCACGGGGTCGGGCAAGACGACCCTGCTGAACCTCATCCCCCGGCTCTTCGACGCCACCGAGGGCGCCGTCCTGGTGGGGGGCACCGACATCCGGGAGGTCGAGACCGAGGCGCTGTGGCGACGGATCGGCCTGGTGCCGCAGAAGCCGTACCTCTTCTCGGGCACGGTGGGGTCCAACATCCGCCTCGGGGCTCCGGACGCCACCGACGGCGAGGTCTGGGCCGCCCTGGAGACCAGCCAGGCCCGCGGCTTCGTCGAGGCCATGGGCGGGCTCGACGCCCGCATCGAGCAGGGCGGCAGCAACGTCTCCGGCGGCCAGCGCCAACGCCTGGCCATCGCCCGGGCGGTGGTGCGCCGCCCGGCGATCTACCTCTTCGACGACTCCTTCTCGGCCCTCGACCTGGCCACCGACGCCCGGCTGCGGGCCGCCCTCGCCCCGGCCATGGCCGAGGCGGCGATGGTCGTGGTCGCCCAGCGGGTGTCGACGATCATCGGCGCCGACCAGATCCTGGTGCTGGAGGACGGGCGCCCCGTCGGCCTCGGCCCCCACGACGAGCTGGTCCGCACCTGCCCCACCTACGCCGAGATCGTCGCCTCCCAGGCCACCACCGAGGCGGCAGCATGA
- a CDS encoding ABC transporter ATP-binding protein, with protein sequence MTTLDKAPPPADDGDGPDDDVAYRPPAGETRGIGGGRMGAIGMPVEKTEDFRGTLQRLSDRLRTERGNVVAVVVLSVVSVALMSLGPRVLGRGTNVVVDGILSGAGVDWDRLRGILLLALGLYLTSAAMTYLQGYLLAGIVQRSMERLRDDVEDKINRLPLAHLDKQSRGDVLSRVTNDIDNLAQGLQQTLSQILNSSLHIVGVVIMMFTISWPLALVALVTIPVSLRLLKAITNRSKKRFIAQWTHTGALNGQVEEAFTGHTLMKVYGLRAATEERFDAKNQELFDAADEAQFLSGTVQPAMMFLGNLNYVIIAVLGGLQVSSGRMSIGDIQAFIQYSRQFTQPLTQLASMVSVFQSSVASAERVFTMLDWPDQSPDPVDATAPTSVRGRVEFDHVHFSYDPDRPLIQDLSLVAEPGQTVAIVGPTGAGKTTLVNLIMRFYELDEGQIRLDGQDIATMRRADLRAQIGMVLQDTWLFEGTIRENIAFGNLEATDDQIREAARATYVDRFVHSMPEGYDTVLDDEGTSVSAGEKQLLTIARAFLADPAILILDEATSSVDTRTEVLIQEAMSALRTNRTSFVIAHRLSTIRDADTILVMDGGRIAGQGHHDDLLARGGAYADLYNAQFAGHAT encoded by the coding sequence GTGACCACGCTCGACAAGGCACCGCCGCCGGCCGACGACGGCGACGGGCCCGACGACGACGTCGCCTACCGCCCGCCGGCGGGCGAGACCCGCGGCATCGGCGGGGGCCGGATGGGTGCCATCGGCATGCCGGTCGAGAAGACCGAGGACTTCCGCGGCACCCTCCAGCGGCTGTCCGACCGCCTGCGCACCGAGCGGGGCAACGTGGTCGCCGTCGTGGTCCTCTCGGTGGTGAGCGTGGCCCTGATGTCGCTCGGGCCGCGCGTGCTGGGCCGGGGCACCAACGTCGTCGTCGACGGCATCCTCTCGGGGGCCGGCGTCGACTGGGACCGGCTGCGGGGCATCCTCCTGCTCGCCCTCGGCCTCTACCTCACCTCGGCGGCGATGACCTACCTCCAGGGCTACCTGCTGGCCGGCATCGTCCAGCGCTCGATGGAGCGGCTCCGCGACGACGTCGAGGACAAGATCAACCGGCTGCCCCTGGCGCACCTCGACAAGCAGTCGCGGGGCGACGTCCTCAGCCGGGTCACCAACGACATCGACAACCTGGCCCAGGGCCTCCAGCAGACGCTGAGCCAGATCCTCAACTCGTCGCTCCACATCGTCGGCGTCGTCATCATGATGTTCACCATCTCGTGGCCGCTGGCCCTGGTGGCGCTGGTGACGATCCCGGTGTCGCTGCGGCTGCTGAAGGCGATCACCAACCGCTCGAAGAAGCGCTTCATCGCCCAGTGGACCCACACCGGCGCCCTCAACGGCCAGGTCGAGGAGGCCTTCACCGGGCACACGCTGATGAAGGTCTACGGCCTGCGGGCCGCCACCGAGGAGCGCTTCGACGCCAAGAACCAGGAGCTGTTCGACGCCGCCGACGAGGCCCAGTTCCTGTCGGGCACGGTGCAGCCGGCGATGATGTTCCTCGGCAACCTGAACTACGTGATCATCGCCGTGCTCGGCGGTCTCCAGGTCTCGTCGGGCCGGATGTCGATCGGCGACATCCAGGCCTTCATCCAGTACTCCCGGCAGTTCACCCAGCCCCTCACGCAGCTGGCCTCGATGGTGAGCGTGTTCCAGTCCAGCGTGGCCTCGGCCGAGCGGGTGTTCACCATGCTCGACTGGCCGGACCAGTCCCCGGACCCGGTCGACGCCACCGCACCGACCTCGGTGCGCGGGCGGGTGGAGTTCGACCACGTCCACTTCTCCTACGACCCCGACCGGCCGCTGATCCAGGACCTCTCGCTGGTGGCCGAGCCGGGCCAGACGGTCGCCATCGTCGGCCCCACCGGCGCGGGCAAGACCACGCTGGTGAACCTGATCATGCGGTTCTACGAGCTCGACGAGGGCCAGATCCGCCTCGACGGCCAGGACATCGCCACCATGCGCCGGGCCGACCTGCGGGCCCAGATCGGCATGGTCCTCCAGGACACCTGGCTGTTCGAGGGCACCATCCGAGAGAACATCGCCTTCGGGAACCTGGAGGCGACCGACGACCAGATCCGGGAGGCGGCCCGGGCCACCTACGTCGACCGCTTCGTCCACTCGATGCCCGAGGGCTACGACACCGTCCTCGACGACGAGGGCACCAGCGTGAGCGCGGGCGAGAAGCAGCTGCTCACCATCGCCCGGGCGTTCCTCGCCGACCCCGCCATCTTGATCCTCGACGAGGCCACCAGCTCGGTCGACACCCGCACCGAGGTGCTGATCCAGGAGGCCATGTCGGCCCTGCGGACCAACCGGACCAGCTTCGTGATCGCCCACCGCCTGTCGACGATCCGCGACGCCGACACCATCCTCGTGATGGACGGCGGGCGCATCGCCGGGCAGGGCCACCACGACGACCTCCTCGCCCGGGGCGGCGCCTACGCCGACCTCTACAACGCCCAGTTCGCCGGTCACGCCACCTGA
- a CDS encoding methyltransferase: protein MAVPQGTFALERPDAGERSPLRAWDAADEMVLRHLDAVGATGEVVLVGDAWGALACALAPTGPTVVVDSYVAGRAIGHNLAAHGLLASSVRVVTPLADLPERVDVAVVKVPKTTALLEHVLHRLAPSLHGGSIVVGAGMARHVHSSTIDLFERLVGPTRTSRAEKKARLIHAQVAGRVVGPSPWPREVVVTPPGGEPLTAVAHAGVFSADHLDPGTALLLAHLPEPGVHRAAVDLGCGTGVVGTVLARRDPDLEVTFVDDSTLAVASARATWAGALGDRTARFTVGDALEDLADGEPVTPDLVVVNPPFHRDHTVGDATAWRMFAQARAVLAPGGELLVVGNRHLAYHAKLKRLFGTAAVEVVGSDPGFVVLRAATSPR from the coding sequence ATGGCGGTGCCCCAGGGGACGTTCGCGCTCGAGCGGCCCGACGCCGGCGAGCGGTCGCCGCTGCGGGCGTGGGACGCGGCCGACGAGATGGTGCTGCGACACCTCGACGCCGTCGGCGCGACCGGCGAGGTGGTGCTGGTCGGCGACGCCTGGGGGGCGCTGGCCTGCGCCCTGGCGCCGACCGGCCCGACCGTGGTGGTCGACTCCTACGTCGCCGGGCGGGCGATCGGGCACAACCTGGCCGCCCACGGCCTGCTCGCCTCCTCCGTGCGGGTGGTGACGCCGCTCGCCGACCTCCCCGAGCGGGTCGACGTGGCCGTGGTGAAGGTGCCCAAGACGACCGCTCTGCTCGAGCACGTGCTCCACCGCCTGGCGCCGTCGCTGCACGGGGGGTCGATCGTCGTCGGCGCCGGGATGGCCCGCCACGTGCACAGCTCGACCATCGACCTCTTCGAGCGCCTGGTCGGGCCGACCCGCACCTCGCGGGCCGAGAAGAAGGCCCGCCTCATCCACGCCCAGGTCGCCGGGCGCGTCGTGGGTCCGAGCCCCTGGCCCCGCGAGGTCGTCGTCACCCCGCCCGGCGGCGAGCCGCTGACGGCGGTGGCCCACGCCGGGGTCTTCTCGGCCGACCACCTCGACCCCGGGACGGCCCTGCTGCTGGCCCACCTGCCCGAGCCCGGCGTCCACCGCGCCGCCGTCGACCTGGGCTGCGGCACGGGCGTCGTGGGCACGGTGCTGGCCCGGCGCGACCCCGACCTGGAGGTCACCTTCGTCGACGACTCAACCCTGGCGGTGGCCTCGGCCCGGGCGACGTGGGCCGGAGCACTCGGCGACCGGACGGCACGGTTCACCGTCGGCGACGCCCTCGAGGACCTGGCCGACGGCGAGCCGGTGACCCCCGACCTCGTGGTGGTCAACCCGCCCTTCCACCGGGACCACACCGTCGGCGACGCCACCGCCTGGCGGATGTTCGCCCAGGCCCGTGCGGTCCTCGCCCCCGGCGGCGAGCTGCTCGTCGTGGGAAACCGGCACCTCGCCTACCACGCCAAGCTCAAGCGCCTCTTCGGGACCGCTGCGGTCGAGGTGGTCGGCAGCGACCCCGGCTTCGTCGTCCTGCGCGCCGCCACGTCGCCCCGCTGA
- a CDS encoding YncE family protein — MQIGTDMGGLDHEIATSAADALAALGRTEDVAFAPDGRRLAIADFGRHLLVVVDVAVTAGDAGVALTVGRVVEVTATGLDQPHGVAWLDDATLIVGNRAGGLVVLDAPAPPPGAARRVAADPVTITGALAPLDGPGSLAVLVAPDGARELLVCGNWANSITRHRVTEGRPVTVTDAEVWLRRFLSLPDGVAVSPDGCWVAVSNHEDQTVLVYDRTEEASPDERAPVAMLRGTRYPHGLRFTADGAHLLVADAGAPVVNVYRRGPAGWAAASYPTGVLRVMDDATFASGRSRPDEGGPKGLDIDPSGRVLVVTCEGRPLAVFDLAAVLAGAPPIDPATLIPYEVDALDRLAAVRAARTESDLAAMAAESREHDARAAAVRAEEHLQHVQQVAAASDAKAREALRRASEAEERAWRAELVSADLEARLTAAEAGVAGVHATLPGRLARRVLRRAAHLGARLGRSRTAPTR, encoded by the coding sequence GTGCAGATCGGGACGGACATGGGCGGCCTCGACCACGAGATCGCGACGAGCGCCGCCGACGCCCTGGCCGCCCTCGGGCGCACCGAGGACGTGGCCTTCGCCCCCGACGGGCGCCGCCTGGCCATCGCCGACTTCGGGCGCCACCTCCTCGTGGTCGTCGACGTCGCCGTGACGGCAGGGGATGCCGGCGTGGCACTCACCGTCGGTCGCGTGGTCGAGGTCACGGCCACCGGGCTCGACCAACCCCACGGGGTGGCCTGGCTCGACGACGCCACGCTGATCGTGGGGAACCGGGCCGGGGGTCTCGTCGTCCTCGACGCCCCTGCTCCCCCACCCGGCGCCGCCCGTCGGGTCGCGGCCGATCCCGTCACGATCACCGGCGCCCTCGCGCCGCTCGACGGCCCCGGGTCCCTGGCGGTGCTCGTCGCTCCGGATGGCGCCCGCGAGCTCCTCGTGTGCGGCAACTGGGCGAACAGCATCACCCGCCACCGGGTCACGGAAGGTCGCCCCGTGACGGTCACCGACGCCGAGGTCTGGCTCCGGCGCTTCCTCTCGCTGCCCGACGGCGTCGCCGTCAGCCCCGACGGCTGCTGGGTGGCGGTGAGCAACCACGAGGACCAGACCGTCCTGGTGTACGACCGCACCGAGGAGGCCTCACCCGACGAGCGCGCCCCGGTCGCCATGCTGCGCGGGACCCGCTACCCGCACGGGCTCCGCTTCACGGCGGACGGTGCGCACCTCCTGGTGGCCGACGCCGGCGCGCCCGTCGTCAACGTCTACCGCCGCGGGCCGGCGGGGTGGGCGGCGGCGAGCTACCCGACCGGTGTCCTGCGGGTGATGGACGACGCCACCTTCGCGTCCGGCCGCTCCCGCCCCGACGAGGGTGGACCCAAGGGGCTCGACATCGACCCGTCCGGTCGGGTGCTGGTGGTGACGTGCGAGGGGAGGCCGTTGGCCGTGTTCGATCTGGCTGCCGTCCTCGCCGGCGCGCCGCCGATCGACCCGGCGACGCTGATCCCCTACGAGGTCGATGCTCTCGACCGCCTGGCCGCCGTCCGGGCGGCCCGGACCGAATCGGACCTGGCAGCCATGGCGGCCGAGAGCCGCGAGCACGACGCCCGCGCCGCCGCGGTCCGCGCCGAGGAGCACCTGCAGCACGTCCAGCAGGTCGCCGCCGCGTCCGACGCCAAGGCCCGCGAGGCCCTCCGGCGCGCCAGCGAGGCCGAGGAGCGGGCATGGAGGGCCGAGCTGGTGTCGGCCGACCTCGAGGCCCGTCTGACCGCGGCCGAGGCCGGCGTCGCCGGGGTCCACGCCACCCTGCCCGGGCGTCTGGCCCGTCGGGTGCTCCGGCGGGCGGCACACCTCGGCGCTCGCCTCGGCCGGAGCCGCACCGCCCCGACGCGGTGA